One segment of Campylobacter hominis ATCC BAA-381 DNA contains the following:
- a CDS encoding SLC13 family permease, whose translation MQSFPLRGVIIILIAAVLSFGLFYVLPYEANTNKGLCMLFFIAILWVSEAVHITITALMVPIIAILIGIGSYAKDGSFKALSFKDALAGFSSPTIYLFFGGFALATALHIQKLDKKIAVKIISLAGNNLGIAVISLCVVTALLSMWVSNTGVAAMMLPLALGLLGAVDKEKDRSTFVFVLLGVAYSASIGGLGTMVGSPPNALAGQALNFTFVDWMKIGLPMVIIFMPLMFIILYFVLRPNLNRKIEFEAEYIPWNRARILTTIVFVCTALLWLLAKPISGLVGFKIADGLVALLAAAFIVVLGLATWRDIAENTDWGVLLLFGGGLALSAILEMSGASKVLGETVAGVVAGLPKIIIIFIVAIFVIALTEFTSNTASAALLLPVFASVAAEVGLPKETLTIIIGIGASCAFMMPVATPPNAIVFGTGHIKQIEMIKCGVALCLSCAVILTLVTYLFYA comes from the coding sequence ATGCAATCGTTTCCGCTTCGTGGTGTGATTATTATTTTGATTGCTGCAGTGCTTTCTTTTGGACTTTTTTACGTGCTGCCTTATGAGGCTAACACAAATAAAGGTCTTTGTATGCTATTTTTTATAGCGATTTTATGGGTCAGCGAAGCCGTTCACATCACAATTACAGCACTTATGGTGCCGATAATTGCGATTTTAATCGGCATAGGCTCATATGCCAAAGACGGAAGCTTTAAAGCTTTAAGCTTCAAAGATGCACTTGCCGGTTTTTCAAGCCCTACGATTTATCTATTTTTCGGTGGTTTTGCATTAGCTACTGCTTTGCACATCCAAAAATTGGACAAAAAAATCGCCGTTAAAATAATATCGCTTGCCGGAAACAATCTTGGAATTGCCGTAATTTCGCTTTGTGTTGTAACTGCACTTTTATCAATGTGGGTTTCAAATACTGGCGTAGCGGCAATGATGCTTCCACTTGCACTTGGACTTTTAGGCGCGGTTGACAAAGAAAAAGACAGAAGTACATTTGTATTTGTGCTTTTGGGCGTAGCATATTCTGCAAGTATAGGAGGACTTGGCACTATGGTCGGTTCACCGCCAAATGCTTTGGCAGGACAAGCTTTAAATTTTACATTTGTTGATTGGATGAAAATCGGACTTCCTATGGTAATAATATTTATGCCGCTTATGTTTATTATTTTGTATTTCGTGCTTAGACCTAATCTAAACCGCAAAATAGAATTTGAAGCGGAATATATTCCATGGAACAGAGCCCGAATTTTAACCACAATCGTATTTGTATGTACAGCGTTGCTTTGGCTTTTAGCTAAACCTATTTCAGGGCTTGTCGGCTTTAAAATAGCTGATGGATTGGTTGCGCTTTTAGCGGCTGCATTTATAGTAGTTTTAGGATTAGCTACTTGGAGAGACATCGCTGAAAATACAGACTGGGGCGTATTGCTACTTTTCGGTGGCGGTTTAGCGCTAAGTGCGATACTTGAGATGTCAGGTGCTTCTAAAGTACTTGGAGAAACTGTAGCTGGCGTAGTTGCAGGTCTTCCAAAAATAATTATAATTTTTATAGTTGCAATTTTTGTAATTGCACTTACCGAATTTACAAGTAATACCGCAAGTGCGGCACTTTTGTTACCTGTTTTTGCATCGGTTGCCGCAGAAGTCGGACTTCCGAAAGAAACATTGACTATTATCATTGGAATTGGCGCAAGCTGCGCATTTATGATGCCGGTAGCTACACCGCCGAATGCGATAGTCTTTGGAACAGGACACATAAAACAAATAGAAATGATTAAGTGTGGAGTAGCGCTTTGTCTTTCATGCGCTGTCATTTTGACACTTGTCACTTATCTTTTTTATGCGTAG
- the nhaA gene encoding Na+/H+ antiporter NhaA: MQKLKFYLNHEASGGILIIIATILALICQNMILTDFYNHFLRIESGIIFGEYKIIKPIILWVNDGLMAVFFFFIGLEVKKEILIGELSSPKKVALPVIGGIGGVVIPALLFLAVNFGDEFARRGWAITTVSDTAFAVGILLLLGSKVPSSLKIFLLLLAIIDDICAVVIVAFFYTSELSNFAIFMAGIGILIFLVLNILKVNKISFFIAAGSFLWVSFLESGIHSTIAGIVASFFIPLKPIKGYCMLDDVKHKLEGFITYLIMPIFAFVNAGIALNSDAFSNLLHPVSIGIILGLLIGKPFGVFIFSYVAIKFKLCSLPTGSNFKQFLGLGFLTGIGASMSLFIDSIAFMDSDQFAYADKLAILIASFLAAFIGWRILKTSGNKNENFETIKEAETTNSTAEKIEDIDENKN, encoded by the coding sequence ATGCAAAAACTTAAATTTTATTTAAACCACGAAGCAAGCGGCGGAATTTTAATTATTATCGCAACGATTCTTGCATTAATTTGTCAAAATATGATTTTAACGGACTTTTACAACCATTTTTTGCGTATAGAATCAGGCATTATTTTTGGTGAATATAAAATAATAAAACCGATAATTTTATGGGTAAATGACGGACTTATGGCGGTTTTTTTCTTTTTTATCGGTCTTGAAGTAAAAAAAGAAATTTTAATCGGCGAATTAAGTTCGCCTAAAAAAGTTGCTTTGCCGGTAATTGGCGGTATCGGCGGCGTAGTAATTCCTGCACTTTTGTTTTTGGCTGTAAATTTTGGCGATGAGTTTGCAAGACGCGGTTGGGCGATTACCACTGTTAGTGATACGGCTTTTGCTGTTGGGATTTTGCTGCTTTTAGGAAGCAAGGTTCCGTCATCTTTGAAGATATTTTTACTACTTTTGGCGATAATTGACGATATTTGCGCGGTTGTAATCGTGGCATTTTTTTATACAAGCGAGCTTTCGAATTTTGCAATTTTTATGGCAGGAATTGGAATTTTGATTTTTTTAGTTTTAAATATTTTAAAAGTAAATAAAATTTCATTTTTTATTGCCGCCGGAAGTTTTTTATGGGTCAGTTTTTTGGAATCAGGAATTCACTCTACAATTGCAGGAATCGTAGCATCATTTTTTATACCTTTAAAGCCGATAAAAGGCTATTGTATGCTTGACGATGTAAAGCATAAATTAGAAGGGTTTATTACATATCTTATTATGCCGATTTTTGCCTTTGTAAATGCCGGAATCGCCTTAAACAGTGATGCTTTTTCAAATTTGCTTCATCCTGTTTCAATCGGTATAATTTTGGGACTACTAATCGGCAAACCTTTCGGAGTTTTTATTTTTTCTTATGTGGCGATAAAATTTAAATTATGTTCGCTTCCTACTGGATCAAATTTTAAGCAATTTTTAGGGCTTGGATTTTTGACGGGAATTGGCGCCAGTATGAGTTTATTTATCGATTCTATAGCATTTATGGATAGTGATCAGTTTGCTTATGCTGATAAATTAGCTATTTTAATAGCTTCATTTTTAGCAGCTTTTATCGGTTGGAGAATTTTAAAAACTTCCGGTAACAAAAATGAAAATTTTGAAACAATAAAAGAAGCTGAAACTACAAATTCAACAGCTGAAAAAATCGAAGATATTGATGAAAATAAAAATTAG